One genomic window of Terriglobales bacterium includes the following:
- a CDS encoding amidohydrolase family protein — translation MPTNFRLQLLLAVAIMFLCAPRAVAADRPVAFTHVNVIDTTGGPTQHDMTVVVSGQRIVEVAKNGHAATIKNTQVVDGRGKYLIPGLWDMHVHTVFGEWLPQWTGEKISFPLFVANGVTGVRDMGADLAVAKQWRSDIASGKLLGPRLVIAGPMLDGPKPRFPSSVGVGTPDDGRKTVDDLKRAGVDFIKFQSLIPRDAYFAAVEEAKKQGIPFVGHVPDAVRASEASNAGQKSIEHLTGVFEACSTIEDDLMKGPKGPGRFVATYSDANAKTLIALFAKNQTWQVPTLVWEHGQWLIDKSDFSRDPLTKYAPAAWKDHTWPMFTTDILKDMDTDPLPVREKFTDKELEIVGAMHRAGVPFLAGTDTAAGVHVFPGFSLHEELEYFVRAGFTPLEALQTATRNPAFFLGRSDMGTVQKGNVGDLVLLDADPLANISNIRKIRAVVLNGRYLSRSRLDDLLHQVVLAANSR, via the coding sequence ATGCCAACAAATTTCCGACTGCAACTTCTCCTTGCCGTTGCGATCATGTTCCTGTGCGCGCCAAGGGCCGTTGCCGCTGACCGGCCGGTCGCCTTTACGCACGTCAACGTCATTGATACTACTGGTGGCCCCACTCAGCATGACATGACGGTTGTGGTCTCCGGCCAGCGAATTGTCGAGGTCGCAAAAAACGGCCACGCCGCCACTATAAAAAACACGCAGGTAGTGGATGGCCGCGGCAAATATCTCATACCCGGCCTTTGGGACATGCATGTGCATACGGTGTTTGGCGAGTGGCTGCCACAGTGGACAGGGGAGAAGATATCGTTTCCGCTGTTCGTTGCCAACGGCGTTACCGGTGTGCGGGATATGGGGGCCGACTTGGCGGTCGCAAAGCAGTGGCGTTCGGACATCGCCTCTGGAAAACTGCTTGGCCCAAGACTAGTGATTGCCGGACCCATGCTCGATGGCCCCAAACCTCGCTTCCCAAGTTCGGTCGGCGTGGGCACGCCGGATGATGGCCGCAAGACGGTCGATGATCTCAAACGGGCGGGTGTTGATTTTATTAAGTTTCAATCGCTGATTCCCCGTGATGCCTATTTTGCCGCGGTGGAGGAAGCCAAGAAACAGGGCATTCCATTTGTCGGGCACGTGCCGGACGCTGTCCGCGCTAGCGAAGCCTCAAATGCCGGGCAGAAAAGCATCGAGCACCTGACCGGTGTCTTTGAAGCTTGCTCGACTATAGAAGATGACCTGATGAAGGGTCCTAAAGGGCCCGGCCGCTTCGTGGCCACTTACAGCGATGCCAACGCGAAGACCTTGATCGCTCTCTTCGCCAAGAACCAGACCTGGCAGGTACCGACGCTGGTCTGGGAGCACGGGCAATGGTTAATAGACAAGAGCGATTTCAGTCGCGATCCGCTCACCAAGTATGCCCCGGCGGCCTGGAAGGACCACACCTGGCCAATGTTCACTACCGACATATTGAAAGACATGGACACGGATCCATTACCCGTCCGCGAAAAGTTCACCGATAAGGAGTTGGAGATTGTCGGCGCCATGCACCGGGCCGGCGTTCCTTTCCTAGCAGGCACTGATACCGCTGCCGGAGTGCACGTTTTTCCCGGCTTCAGTCTGCATGAGGAGCTGGAATATTTTGTTCGCGCCGGTTTCACGCCCCTGGAGGCATTGCAAACCGCCACTCGCAATCCTGCGTTCTTTCTGGGTAGGTCAGACATGGGAACCGTGCAGAAGGGCAACGTGGGCGACTTGGTGCTGCTGGATGCGGATCCATTGGCAAATATCAGTAACATTCGCAAAATTCGTGCCGTGGTGCTTAACGGCCGCTATCTGTCGCGCTCGCGCTTGGACGATCTTCTGCACCAGGTCGTGCTGGCAGCGAACTCCCGTTAA
- a CDS encoding amidohydrolase family protein: protein MTTKSLLQYAAVMALLVVAAGIMPAAKSAVAANPPQSDAADLVLINGKILTVDANDSIAQAVAIKGGKIVAVGSSEAILQRAGSGTRVIDLHGRTATPGLIDTHGHFADGGVNELYHVNLSDSSRVEDVVAKVRDKVATTKPGEWVQGDGWDEGKLAEHRYVYASDLDKVSPNNPVWLLHTTGHYGVANSYAMKLAHISTETQPPAAGTIDHDAAGNATGVLKEAAMSLVTRLIPATTPEQERNGILHIIEGLHREGMTAVKDADIEAHTWEAYRQLLEENKLSVRVFVLWHAGTTMESARQTAARISALPKPPQSLGDGILLSGGAKLYMDGSGGGRTAWVHKEWNKNFIDKDAGNFGYPSTDPEIYRQEVRLFHQAGIHVGTHAVGDRAIDWVVDTYAQVLKEKPTRGLRHSIIHCNIPTGHAIDTMAVLQKEYDAGYPEPQPPFVWWIGDTYAGNFGPERSLRLNPFKTYLAKNVKWTGGSDYFVTPFPARYGLWASIVREPLKGVYGAHPFGTAESVDIHSALRSYTAWAARQLFLEDKIGSIESGKEADIAVWDRDMYSIPSADLKNLKCEMTIFAGRIVYTAENGER, encoded by the coding sequence ATGACTACGAAATCGTTGTTGCAGTACGCGGCAGTGATGGCGCTGCTGGTGGTAGCGGCAGGGATCATGCCGGCAGCAAAATCTGCAGTTGCGGCGAACCCACCTCAATCTGATGCGGCCGATCTAGTGCTGATAAACGGCAAAATTCTAACCGTGGATGCCAACGATTCGATCGCGCAGGCGGTGGCGATTAAGGGAGGAAAGATTGTCGCTGTCGGCTCGAGCGAAGCCATCCTGCAGCGGGCCGGGAGCGGTACACGCGTAATTGATCTGCACGGGCGCACAGCTACACCCGGGCTCATTGATACTCATGGTCACTTCGCGGACGGTGGTGTCAATGAGCTCTACCACGTCAACCTGAGCGACTCCTCGCGAGTGGAAGATGTGGTCGCCAAGGTTCGCGACAAGGTGGCGACGACGAAGCCGGGGGAATGGGTCCAGGGCGATGGCTGGGACGAGGGCAAGCTGGCGGAGCATCGTTATGTGTATGCATCGGACCTCGACAAGGTTAGCCCTAACAATCCGGTGTGGTTGTTACATACCACCGGTCATTATGGAGTGGCGAACAGCTACGCGATGAAGTTGGCGCACATATCAACTGAAACGCAACCGCCTGCTGCGGGCACGATCGATCATGACGCCGCAGGCAATGCCACCGGCGTGCTGAAGGAAGCGGCCATGAGCTTGGTGACGCGCCTGATTCCGGCTACTACTCCCGAGCAGGAGCGAAATGGAATCCTGCACATTATCGAAGGCCTGCATCGGGAAGGCATGACGGCGGTAAAAGACGCCGACATCGAGGCACACACATGGGAGGCCTACCGACAGCTTCTAGAGGAGAACAAATTGAGCGTGCGGGTGTTCGTGCTATGGCATGCCGGCACGACGATGGAATCGGCGCGCCAGACTGCCGCACGCATCTCGGCGCTCCCCAAGCCGCCACAATCTCTCGGCGATGGGATATTGCTCTCCGGCGGCGCGAAGCTGTACATGGATGGCAGCGGCGGAGGGCGCACCGCGTGGGTACACAAGGAGTGGAACAAGAACTTTATCGACAAGGATGCCGGTAATTTCGGATATCCGTCAACCGATCCTGAGATCTACCGTCAGGAAGTTCGATTGTTTCATCAGGCGGGTATACACGTGGGCACGCATGCCGTGGGCGATCGCGCGATTGACTGGGTGGTGGACACCTACGCGCAGGTCTTGAAGGAGAAGCCGACGCGCGGGCTTCGGCATAGCATCATCCATTGCAATATCCCAACCGGTCACGCGATTGATACGATGGCGGTACTACAAAAGGAATACGACGCTGGCTACCCCGAGCCTCAACCGCCATTTGTGTGGTGGATCGGTGACACTTATGCCGGCAACTTTGGTCCGGAGCGCTCGCTGCGGCTGAATCCGTTCAAAACCTATTTGGCGAAAAATGTGAAATGGACTGGAGGCTCGGATTACTTCGTTACGCCTTTCCCAGCACGTTACGGTCTGTGGGCGTCCATTGTCCGCGAACCGCTGAAGGGTGTGTACGGAGCGCATCCCTTTGGCACTGCAGAATCCGTCGACATTCACAGCGCACTGCGTTCATACACGGCGTGGGCAGCACGGCAACTTTTTCTTGAAGACAAGATCGGCTCGATCGAGTCTGGCAAGGAAGCTGACATTGCCGTGTGGGACCGCGACATGTACTCGATTCCATCCGCCGACCTAAAGAATCTGAAGTGTGAGATGACTATCTTTGCCGGAAGAATCGTTTATACGGCCGAGAACGGAGAGCGTTGA
- a CDS encoding FAD-binding oxidoreductase — MGYKEKTFWLDTATMPAGNNSGPLPERVDVAVIGAGFTGLSAARAMAKRGAKVAVMEAETVGWGASSRNGGMVLTGMKLSVEKLVSKYGLEATRRMYAASLASIDSVEQIVKQENIACDLSRTGHLEVACKAAHFAAFARSAETLARDFKHSLQVVPRKDLHAEIGSDIYFGGLVDETSAGLNPARYVAGLAEAAQRTGATIYEHARVQALAAASRNGDSGFKVNTSRGQLWARDVFVATSGYTSTTPALRKRVIPIGSYIIVTERLPESLALELSPRNRMIYDSKNFLYYYRLTPDNRMLFGGRAAFFPETQNSVRRSAEILRRGMLSVYPQLRDTQIDYAWGGTLDFAFDIMPHAGQLDGMYYSLGYAGHGVAMATYLGMQMGDLICGGTSENPFAGIPFPTAPLGLYNGRPWFLPLAGAWYRFLDWVS; from the coding sequence ATGGGCTACAAAGAAAAAACCTTCTGGCTGGATACCGCCACCATGCCCGCGGGGAACAACTCCGGTCCGTTACCCGAGCGAGTGGACGTCGCTGTGATCGGCGCCGGGTTCACCGGCCTTTCGGCCGCGCGCGCTATGGCGAAACGTGGCGCGAAGGTCGCTGTCATGGAAGCCGAGACCGTGGGCTGGGGCGCCAGTTCGCGGAATGGCGGAATGGTGCTCACCGGAATGAAGCTGTCGGTGGAGAAGCTGGTTTCGAAGTACGGCCTTGAGGCCACGCGACGCATGTATGCCGCCTCGCTCGCCTCAATTGATTCGGTTGAGCAGATAGTGAAACAAGAGAACATTGCCTGCGACCTCTCCCGCACCGGACACTTGGAGGTGGCGTGCAAAGCAGCTCACTTCGCAGCCTTCGCAAGGTCGGCCGAAACCCTTGCGCGCGACTTTAAGCATTCTCTGCAGGTGGTTCCAAGAAAAGACTTGCACGCGGAGATCGGTTCCGACATTTATTTTGGAGGCCTGGTAGATGAAACCAGCGCCGGCCTGAATCCGGCCCGCTATGTCGCCGGATTGGCCGAAGCCGCGCAAAGAACTGGCGCAACCATCTATGAGCATGCACGCGTCCAGGCTCTAGCCGCAGCGTCCCGCAATGGAGATTCGGGATTTAAAGTGAACACTTCCCGCGGCCAATTGTGGGCGCGTGACGTGTTCGTAGCCACCAGCGGCTACACCAGCACGACCCCGGCGCTCCGCAAGCGTGTGATCCCCATCGGTTCCTACATTATTGTTACGGAGCGTCTGCCGGAGAGTCTGGCGCTCGAACTCAGCCCCCGCAACCGCATGATCTATGACTCGAAAAATTTTCTCTACTACTATCGCCTGACTCCAGATAACCGAATGCTGTTCGGCGGCCGCGCGGCCTTCTTTCCGGAGACTCAAAATTCTGTTCGCCGTAGCGCGGAAATTCTCCGCCGCGGAATGCTGAGCGTTTACCCACAGCTCCGCGACACACAAATTGACTACGCCTGGGGTGGCACGCTCGATTTTGCATTCGACATCATGCCCCATGCCGGCCAGCTTGATGGCATGTACTATTCCCTGGGATACGCCGGCCACGGTGTTGCCATGGCGACCTATTTGGGCATGCAGATGGGTGACCTGATCTGCGGCGGAACCAGCGAAAATCCGTTTGCCGGTATCCCCTTCCCTACAGCTCCACTGGGACTCTATAACGGCCGCCCGTGGTTCCTTCCGCTGGCTGGAGCCTGGTACCGGTTTTTGGATTGGGTCAGCTGA
- the rbsK gene encoding ribokinase — MKPILVVGSVNLDMVASSERIPAPGETLIGNRFETFFGGKGANQAVGVARLGYPVSMIAKVGDDEIGERLRRGLHDAGVNARGITAAAQTSSGVALITTDSRGQNSIVVVPGANGRLLPMDVERFGSLLANAGMILMQLEVPLETVVYVAEMGYRKKIPVMLDPAPARDLPPKLLLQLSWLTPNESETLALCGSSPAQGSGSLQFDPTHVRQHAEDLLGRGPRHVILKLGSQGAYLASRNGEREYIPAFKVRAVDSTAAGDAFNAALAVALLEDKPPAEAARYASAVAAVSVTRKGAQPSMPDKAEVTRFLKTAKLQAAPGFSSVETAAPPGAARLAHTS; from the coding sequence ATGAAACCGATACTAGTGGTGGGGAGCGTCAACCTGGATATGGTGGCCTCGTCCGAGCGCATTCCTGCGCCCGGGGAGACGCTCATCGGCAACCGGTTTGAGACCTTCTTCGGCGGAAAGGGGGCGAACCAAGCGGTGGGAGTGGCGCGGCTCGGCTATCCCGTAAGTATGATCGCCAAGGTAGGCGACGACGAAATTGGGGAGCGCCTGCGGCGAGGGCTGCACGATGCCGGCGTAAACGCCCGCGGGATTACAGCAGCGGCGCAGACTTCATCGGGAGTCGCCCTGATCACAACCGACAGCCGGGGTCAAAACAGCATTGTCGTGGTGCCTGGAGCGAACGGGCGTTTGCTGCCGATGGACGTGGAACGCTTCGGGTCGTTGCTGGCAAATGCTGGCATGATCCTGATGCAGTTGGAAGTCCCGCTGGAAACGGTGGTGTACGTAGCGGAAATGGGATACCGGAAGAAGATCCCAGTGATGCTGGATCCTGCGCCGGCGCGTGACTTGCCTCCAAAGCTGCTGCTTCAACTTAGCTGGCTCACTCCCAATGAGAGCGAGACTTTGGCCCTGTGCGGGTCTTCTCCGGCACAGGGATCGGGAAGCTTGCAATTTGATCCCACGCATGTGCGCCAGCATGCAGAAGACTTGCTGGGGCGCGGGCCGCGCCATGTGATCTTGAAGCTGGGAAGCCAAGGTGCTTACCTGGCAAGCCGCAATGGGGAGCGGGAATACATCCCGGCCTTCAAGGTGCGTGCGGTTGATTCAACTGCAGCTGGAGACGCTTTCAATGCAGCGCTCGCGGTTGCGCTGCTTGAGGACAAGCCGCCTGCCGAGGCCGCGCGTTACGCATCAGCCGTGGCAGCTGTTTCCGTGACCCGCAAGGGCGCCCAACCATCCATGCCGGACAAGGCGGAAGTCACTCGTTTTCTGAAAACGGCAAAGCTCCAGGCTGCACCGGGTTTCAGTTCGGTGGAGACTGCCGCGCCCCCTGGGGCCGCACGACTGGCGCATACTTCGTGA
- a CDS encoding GRP family sugar transporter: protein MYQPEAYAVVLLFMITSAVCWGSWANTMKLTPKWPFPLFYWDYVFGIVLTSIFWGLTLGSLRGGQSSFLADLAQTDTRHILYAMAGGAVFNVANLLLVAAIAIAGLAVAFPIGIGLALVVGVLMNYLLAPKGHPYLLFGGVAMVMLAIVFDAMAYRRREVGRQQVSRKGIVISLACGVLMGVFYPLVTKAVTGERALGPYAVAFWFSIGTLLCAVPVNYLMMRKPLTGDPPVRVKDYFAGRASWHLIGILGGAIWCTGTVLNFVASHAQLVGPAVSYAIGQGATMVSAIWGVFIWKEFANAPPESRRLIPLMFACFVIGLGAVAIAPIVTH from the coding sequence ATGTATCAGCCGGAAGCATATGCCGTGGTGCTGCTGTTCATGATCACTAGTGCTGTCTGCTGGGGGTCATGGGCCAACACTATGAAGCTCACTCCCAAGTGGCCGTTTCCGCTGTTCTACTGGGATTACGTCTTCGGTATTGTGCTGACGAGTATCTTTTGGGGGCTCACCCTGGGAAGTTTGCGAGGAGGACAATCCAGCTTTCTGGCCGACCTTGCTCAAACTGACACCCGCCACATTCTCTACGCCATGGCTGGGGGAGCGGTATTTAACGTTGCCAACCTGCTCCTGGTAGCAGCGATCGCGATCGCCGGATTAGCAGTAGCCTTTCCCATCGGCATTGGTTTAGCTCTGGTGGTAGGAGTACTAATGAATTATCTCCTGGCACCGAAAGGTCATCCTTACTTACTCTTCGGCGGCGTAGCCATGGTGATGCTCGCCATCGTCTTCGACGCGATGGCGTATCGCCGGCGCGAGGTGGGACGGCAGCAGGTCAGCCGCAAGGGGATCGTGATCAGTCTGGCCTGCGGCGTTCTCATGGGAGTGTTCTATCCGTTGGTGACTAAGGCGGTAACCGGCGAGCGGGCGCTCGGCCCGTATGCAGTGGCGTTCTGGTTCTCGATCGGCACATTGTTGTGCGCAGTGCCGGTGAATTATTTAATGATGCGCAAGCCGCTGACCGGCGACCCTCCTGTCCGCGTGAAGGATTATTTTGCTGGGCGTGCTTCGTGGCACCTGATCGGAATATTAGGCGGGGCGATTTGGTGTACGGGCACGGTGTTGAACTTCGTCGCGTCCCATGCGCAGTTGGTCGGCCCGGCAGTTTCATACGCGATCGGACAAGGCGCGACCATGGTCTCAGCCATATGGGGTGTGTTTATCTGGAAAGAATTTGCGAATGCGCCGCCTGAATCGCGTCGGCTAATCCCGCTCATGTTCGCATGCTTCGTCATCGGGCTGGGAGCGGTTGCAATAGCGCCGATCGTCACTCATTAA
- a CDS encoding DUF5818 domain-containing protein, whose amino-acid sequence MRNTWLVTLLLLLASAWVVAQTSDTSASNPQSGTSASQETSASQSTSTSSPSTSSQSSDPNSSTSTANPSGSQTTTTTQSTTTTSTTTSTAKTKLEGCLSGSGGSYTLTDKNGQTWQLSGDTSSLSEYVGKEVRVSGAEQAAGSSSNSGMSSSSGSQSGSQPSSSNPSNPSDSSQAGASNASGANPSASSAAQNTFNVTKAKKISDSCSTSGSMPSSK is encoded by the coding sequence ATGAGAAATACATGGTTAGTGACCCTGCTGCTGCTGCTCGCTTCAGCTTGGGTTGTGGCGCAAACCAGCGACACATCCGCCAGCAATCCGCAGAGCGGAACAAGTGCTTCGCAAGAGACAAGTGCTTCGCAAAGCACCAGTACCTCTTCGCCCAGTACTTCTTCCCAAAGCTCGGATCCCAATAGCTCCACCAGCACCGCCAATCCGAGCGGTTCGCAAACGACAACCACTACTCAATCCACCACCACGACCAGCACGACCACCTCAACTGCAAAGACGAAACTTGAAGGCTGCTTAAGCGGTTCAGGTGGCAGCTACACGCTGACCGATAAGAACGGCCAGACCTGGCAGCTGAGCGGCGATACCTCTTCGCTGAGTGAATACGTTGGAAAAGAAGTACGTGTAAGCGGCGCCGAACAAGCCGCCGGTTCCAGCTCGAACAGCGGCATGAGCAGCTCCAGCGGTTCTCAGAGCGGTTCTCAGCCCAGCAGTTCAAATCCGTCGAACCCGTCGGATTCTTCCCAGGCCGGCGCGTCGAACGCTTCTGGAGCTAATCCCAGCGCTTCGAGTGCAGCACAGAACACGTTCAACGTGACCAAGGCAAAGAAAATCTCCGACAGCTGCAGCACCTCGGGCAGCATGCCGAGCAGCAAGTAA
- a CDS encoding APC family permease — protein sequence MNRRQLTKTGLFYFVFVMYSYTTAGPFGLEDQVSTSGPGLTLIYHLLLPFFWCIPISLVAAELTTAMPVQGGFYRWTRAAFGDFWGFLAGWWNWCASFLLGGAYAVLFSDYVSYWLPQLVGWKHYLLSVALIALIAWVNIRGIQLVGKVATVLEIFILLPVVVLCVVALWKWQHNPFSPLVPPQGPVFQVFGVGLALGIWLYSGYEQLSTVAEEVENPQRNYPRALAWVVPMSMATYFLPTLCSLAALDNWQLWHTGYFSQAARLIGGPWLGLWMTLAATVTSVSILNSTVLASTRMPFAMAEDGYLTPILTRLHSRYKTPWIAILVSAAVYAALSWRTLTELISIYAWLRIATSLLTVLSGWRLRNKAPELPRPFHIPWGRKGLLYSVGAPVLLSGVALLGSDRVGTRWGLILLLLGPLAYLLLRRRPRLQR from the coding sequence TTGAACCGGCGACAACTCACGAAGACAGGCCTCTTCTATTTTGTTTTCGTGATGTACTCCTACACCACGGCTGGTCCTTTCGGGTTGGAAGACCAGGTCAGCACCTCCGGGCCGGGACTCACCCTCATCTATCACCTGCTGCTGCCTTTCTTCTGGTGCATTCCCATCTCACTGGTTGCGGCCGAGCTGACTACTGCCATGCCGGTGCAGGGTGGCTTTTACCGCTGGACGCGTGCCGCGTTCGGAGATTTCTGGGGATTTCTGGCGGGATGGTGGAACTGGTGCGCTTCGTTCTTACTAGGTGGCGCCTATGCAGTGCTGTTCAGCGATTACGTCAGCTACTGGCTTCCCCAGCTCGTGGGCTGGAAGCACTACCTGCTCTCGGTTGCGCTGATCGCATTGATTGCCTGGGTAAACATTCGAGGAATTCAACTGGTCGGCAAGGTGGCGACGGTCCTTGAGATTTTTATTCTCCTGCCGGTCGTGGTGCTCTGCGTGGTGGCCTTATGGAAGTGGCAGCACAATCCTTTTTCGCCCCTGGTGCCTCCGCAAGGGCCAGTGTTCCAGGTATTCGGCGTCGGGCTCGCATTGGGCATCTGGTTGTATTCGGGATATGAACAGCTTTCAACCGTCGCGGAAGAAGTAGAAAATCCGCAGCGCAATTATCCCCGCGCTCTGGCGTGGGTAGTGCCCATGTCTATGGCGACCTACTTCTTGCCGACCTTGTGCTCCCTGGCTGCCCTGGACAATTGGCAGCTATGGCATACCGGATATTTCTCTCAGGCTGCCCGGTTAATCGGCGGCCCTTGGCTCGGACTCTGGATGACTTTGGCTGCCACTGTGACCAGCGTTTCCATCCTCAACAGCACGGTGTTGGCGAGCACACGCATGCCATTCGCCATGGCCGAAGACGGTTATCTCACGCCGATCTTGACACGACTGCACTCGCGCTATAAGACACCCTGGATCGCCATTCTGGTTTCGGCCGCGGTGTATGCCGCTCTGTCCTGGCGCACGTTAACCGAGCTGATCTCCATCTATGCGTGGTTAAGGATCGCAACCTCGCTGTTGACGGTGCTCTCGGGTTGGCGCTTGCGGAACAAAGCGCCCGAGCTGCCGCGTCCGTTTCACATTCCCTGGGGACGCAAAGGCTTGTTGTACTCCGTCGGCGCTCCGGTTTTGCTGAGTGGAGTGGCGCTACTGGGGAGCGATCGTGTGGGCACCCGCTGGGGATTGATCTTGCTGCTTCTTGGTCCGCTCGCTTATCTGTTATTGCGACGGCGGCCTCGCCTTCAGAGGTGA
- a CDS encoding secondary thiamine-phosphate synthase enzyme YjbQ, with protein sequence MQKITVKTGKKRQVVDITDQLDAVLRKHYPDETGICQLSLLHTTAALTTADLDPGTDLDMLDAFEAMMPKLRYRHPHNPAHVPDHILSAMIGTSLALPVQKGKLVLGTWQRVVLIEFDGPRERESVVALVPVH encoded by the coding sequence ATGCAGAAGATAACCGTAAAGACGGGGAAGAAACGCCAGGTAGTGGACATCACCGACCAGCTGGATGCCGTATTGCGTAAACACTACCCGGATGAGACCGGCATTTGTCAGCTTTCGTTGCTCCATACGACGGCGGCGCTCACCACAGCCGATCTGGATCCCGGAACCGATCTCGACATGCTTGACGCTTTTGAGGCCATGATGCCCAAACTACGTTATCGTCATCCCCACAATCCCGCCCATGTGCCCGATCACATTCTCTCGGCAATGATTGGGACCTCTCTTGCGCTGCCAGTACAGAAGGGAAAGTTGGTGCTAGGTACCTGGCAGAGGGTAGTTCTTATAGAGTTCGACGGACCGCGCGAACGGGAGAGCGTCGTTGCCCTTGTTCCCGTGCACTGA